In Ochotona princeps isolate mOchPri1 chromosome 33, mOchPri1.hap1, whole genome shotgun sequence, one DNA window encodes the following:
- the S1PR5 gene encoding sphingosine 1-phosphate receptor 5 produces MEPSLLRPAPVSEVIVLHYNYTGKLRGARYQPGAGLRADAAVCLAVCAFIVLENLAVLFVLARHPRFHAPMFLLLGSLTLSDLLAGAAYATNILLSGPLTLRLSPALWFAREGGVFVALGASVLSLLAIALERHLTMARRGPAPAASRGRTLALAGAAWGVSLLLGLLPALGWNCLGRLDACSTVLPLYAKAYVLFCVLVFLGILATICALYARIYCQVRANARRLRARPRAGRGTSSRARRTPRSLALLRTLSVVLLAFVACWGPLFLLLLLDVACPARACPLLLQADPFLGLAMANSLLNPVIYTLTNRDLRHALLRLVCCGRRPCGRGQPGSQQSPSATGPSRGLGRCLPLGLDISSSRSERSSPQQLDGLDTSGSTGSPSAPVATGRLVPKLAAD; encoded by the coding sequence ATGGAGCCCAGCCTGCTGCGCCCCGCACCGGTGAGCGAAGTCATTGTGCTGCATTACAACTACACGGGCAAGCTCCGCGGGGCGCGCTACCAGCCCGGCGCCGGCCTGCGCGCGGACGCCGCCGTCTGCCTGGCCGTGTGCGCCTTCATCGTGCTGGAGAACCTGGCCGTGCTCTTCGTGCTCGCGCGCCACCCGCGCTTTCACGCGCCCATGTTCCTGCTCCTGGGCAGCCTCACGCTGTCCGACCTGCTGGCCGGCGCCGCCTACGCCACCAACATCCTGCTCTCCGGGCCGCTCACGCTGCGACTGTCGCCGGCGCTCTGGTTCGCCCGCGAGGGAGGCGTCTTCGTGGCGCTCGGCGCCTCGGTGCTCAGTCTCTTGGCCATCGCGCTGGAGCGCCACCTCACCATGGCGCGCCGGGGTCCCGCGCCCGCCGCCAGTCGGGGACGCACGCTGGCGCTGGCGGGGGCCGCCTGGGGCGTGTCGCTGCTCCTCGGGCTGTTGCCCGCGCTGGGCTGGAACTGCCTGGGTCGCCTGGACGCCTGCTCCACGGTCCTGCCGCTCTACGCTAAGGCCTACGTGCTCTTCTGCGTGCTGGTCTTCCTGGGTATCCTGGCCACCATCTGTGCGCTCTACGCGCGCATCTACTGCCAGGTGCGCGCCAACGCCAGGCGCCTGCGGGCGCGGCCCAGGGCTGGCCGGGGGACGTCGAGCCGCGCACGACGGACGCCACGCTCCCTGGCGTTGCTGCGCACGCTCAGCGTAGTGCTCCTGGCCTTCGTGGCGTGTTGGGGTCCTCTCTTCCTGCTGTTGTTGCTGGACGTGGCGTGCCCCGCGCGGGCCTGTCCTCTGCTCCTGCAGGCCGATCCCTTCCTGGGCTTGGCCATGGCCAACTCGCTCCTCAACCCCGTCATCTACACGCTCACCAACCGCGACCTGCGCCACGCGCTCCTGCGACTCGTCTGCTGCGGCCGCCGGCCCTGCGGTCGGGGCCAGCCAGGCTCACAGCAGTCCCCGAGCGCGACTGGGCCTTCGCGCGGCCTGGGCCGCTGCCTGCCCCTGGGCCTGGACATCAGCTCCAGCCGCTCGGAGCGCTCGTCGCCGCAGCAGCTGGATGGACTGGATACCAGCGGCTCCACCGGCAGCCCCAGCGCACCTGTGGCCACAGGGAGACTGGTACCCAAACTTGCTGCTGACTGA